A stretch of Desulfovulcanus ferrireducens DNA encodes these proteins:
- the qrcC gene encoding menaquinone reductase iron-sulfur cluster-binding subunit QrcC, with protein sequence MQVKEFKVKWGMVVDLDKCTGCGACMVACQAENNIAPVTEGSNKLRTLTWMLVYELSNGKDFPEHDIAYLPRPCMQCGKPSCSTVCPVVATTKDEEGGIVSQIYPRCIGCRYCMAACPYHARYFNWFDPVWPEGMDKTLNISTSVRPRGVVEKCTFCHHRFAAAKEKARMEGRDPMHLEEEDYIPACVEVCPTGAIVFGDLNNPEHKVAKLAKSRYAFRLLERLGTDPQVYYMSKREWVRRQGDNYLENEKTKGE encoded by the coding sequence ATGCAAGTTAAAGAGTTTAAAGTTAAGTGGGGAATGGTTGTTGATCTGGACAAATGCACAGGCTGCGGAGCCTGTATGGTTGCTTGCCAGGCAGAAAACAACATCGCCCCCGTAACTGAAGGATCTAATAAATTGCGCACCTTGACATGGATGCTCGTATATGAGCTTTCCAATGGCAAAGACTTTCCTGAACATGATATTGCTTACCTCCCACGGCCATGTATGCAATGCGGCAAGCCATCATGTTCAACTGTTTGTCCTGTAGTGGCGACCACAAAAGATGAAGAAGGCGGTATTGTCAGCCAGATTTATCCTCGTTGTATCGGTTGCCGGTACTGTATGGCTGCTTGCCCGTACCACGCTCGCTATTTTAACTGGTTTGACCCGGTTTGGCCTGAAGGTATGGACAAGACCTTAAATATTTCTACTTCGGTTAGGCCCCGCGGTGTAGTAGAAAAATGTACTTTCTGTCACCATCGTTTTGCAGCAGCCAAAGAGAAGGCACGTATGGAAGGCCGTGATCCAATGCATCTGGAAGAAGAAGATTATATCCCTGCCTGTGTTGAAGTTTGTCCCACCGGAGCCATTGTCTTTGGTGATTTGAATAACCCTGAACACAAAGTAGCTAAACTGGCAAAAAGCAGGTACGCGTTTAGACTACTAGAAAGGCTGGGCACCGATCCCCAGGTTTATTACATGAGCAAAAGGGAATGGGTGCGCAGACAGGGTGATAACTACCTGGAAAACGAAAAGACCAAGGGAGAATAG
- the qrcD gene encoding menaquinone reductase integral membrane subunit QrcD, with the protein MLDKEWIPEGVERCSFGKFIVWLGLIGAVLLWGLYATIKIFANGIGVTGLDNYFGFGLWITFDLAVIALGAGAFFSGFLKYIIRVDQLKNIINLAVIVGFICYSGAMLILTLDIGQPLRAWFGYWHPNVHSMLTEVIFCITCYCTVLIIEYIPLILENRKLNKIRFLHHLAHNFHVYMPLFAGIGTFLSTFHQGSLGGMYGVLFGRPFAFREGFFIWPWTFFLFVFSAIASGPAFTMLVATLMEVITGRKLVDYKTKALMGKIAGTLLGAYLFFKILDTWFWATDTLPRMGLTFDQMFNDVYGQWLLWAELGLCGIIPAILLIVPKFRNIPALLYIGAILDCIGVCINRFVFTVQTIALPVMPFDKWYSYTPNWAEWATTFEIIAYGALVLSLSYRYLPVFPQEKKLNS; encoded by the coding sequence ATGCTGGATAAAGAATGGATACCCGAAGGAGTTGAACGTTGCTCGTTTGGCAAATTTATAGTCTGGCTGGGGCTTATCGGAGCTGTTCTGCTCTGGGGTCTCTATGCCACTATAAAAATCTTTGCTAACGGCATAGGGGTAACAGGGCTGGATAATTATTTTGGATTTGGCTTGTGGATCACCTTTGACCTGGCTGTGATTGCTCTGGGGGCCGGGGCATTTTTCTCCGGATTTTTAAAATACATTATCCGCGTCGATCAACTGAAAAATATCATTAATCTAGCCGTTATTGTTGGCTTCATTTGCTATTCCGGAGCCATGCTCATTTTAACATTGGATATTGGTCAGCCCTTAAGGGCCTGGTTTGGTTACTGGCATCCAAATGTGCATTCAATGCTCACTGAAGTTATTTTTTGTATTACCTGTTACTGCACTGTTCTGATTATAGAGTACATTCCTCTGATTCTTGAAAACAGAAAATTAAATAAAATTCGTTTTCTCCATCATCTGGCCCATAATTTCCATGTCTACATGCCACTTTTTGCCGGTATTGGAACATTTTTATCCACATTCCATCAGGGTTCTCTTGGTGGTATGTACGGTGTCCTTTTTGGTCGTCCCTTTGCTTTTCGTGAAGGCTTTTTTATCTGGCCATGGACATTCTTCCTCTTTGTATTCTCTGCTATTGCTTCCGGCCCGGCTTTTACCATGCTTGTAGCCACGCTGATGGAAGTAATAACAGGACGTAAACTGGTTGACTACAAGACAAAGGCATTAATGGGTAAGATTGCCGGTACACTCCTTGGTGCCTATCTCTTCTTTAAAATTCTGGACACCTGGTTTTGGGCTACTGACACTCTGCCAAGAATGGGCCTGACCTTTGACCAGATGTTTAATGATGTTTATGGCCAATGGCTGTTGTGGGCAGAACTCGGTTTGTGTGGTATCATCCCCGCTATCCTGTTGATCGTCCCCAAGTTCCGCAACATTCCGGCACTTTTGTACATTGGGGCCATCCTGGATTGTATAGGTGTTTGCATCAACCGTTTCGTCTTTACCGTGCAGACAATTGCCCTTCCGGTCATGCCTTTTGACAAATGGTACTCTTATACACCCAACTGGGCTGAATGGGCCACCACCTTTGAAATCATTGCCTACGGTGCCTTGGTCCTGAGTCTGTCCTATCGTTACCTGCCTGTATTTCCGCAGGAGAAGAAGTTGAATTCATAA
- a CDS encoding L-2-amino-thiazoline-4-carboxylic acid hydrolase, whose amino-acid sequence MPSQIMGYYSSRKEKLLKDFDRTSELMKGSLVARYNEKFASMLQREVRQEYEKLIPEIPYIKKGVRARVLNTFLLITAQELAAYKAMKKQGKPPAEAWELCHQALRLRVAKIPRWKRWLLRRLMFSGLMRKIIARRARQQQKVPFGDFEVEYLIGEGDDFDLGVNYLQCGNYRFVMKHGGEAFAPYICMSDIALSDAMGWGLIRTQTLADGCHYCDFRFKKGAATQISSKTHEVQDTIERIRRTEAEHSL is encoded by the coding sequence ATGCCAAGTCAAATAATGGGCTATTACAGCTCGCGTAAAGAGAAGCTCCTGAAGGATTTTGACAGAACCTCTGAGTTGATGAAAGGCTCGCTTGTCGCACGATACAACGAGAAATTCGCCAGTATGCTGCAGAGAGAGGTCCGTCAGGAATATGAGAAGCTCATTCCAGAGATTCCTTACATTAAAAAAGGAGTGCGAGCGAGGGTGTTGAACACCTTTCTTCTCATCACCGCCCAAGAGCTCGCTGCTTATAAGGCGATGAAGAAACAGGGGAAGCCACCTGCAGAGGCTTGGGAACTATGTCATCAAGCGCTGCGTTTGAGAGTCGCGAAGATTCCTCGATGGAAGCGGTGGCTGTTGAGGCGTCTCATGTTTTCAGGCCTTATGAGGAAGATTATTGCGAGGCGAGCGAGGCAACAGCAAAAGGTCCCTTTTGGCGACTTCGAGGTCGAGTATCTTATTGGCGAGGGGGATGATTTCGATCTGGGCGTCAATTACCTTCAGTGTGGCAATTACCGCTTTGTGATGAAACATGGAGGTGAGGCGTTTGCCCCTTACATCTGTATGTCAGACATCGCCTTAAGCGATGCCATGGGATGGGGCCTTATCCGCACCCAAACGCTTGCCGACGGCTGTCATTATTGCGATTTCCGGTTCAAGAAAGGAGCGGCAACGCAGATTTCCTCGAAAACGCATGAAGTGCAGGACACGATTGAGAGAATACGCCGCACTGAGGCCGAACACTCGCTTTGA
- a CDS encoding ZIP family metal transporter, with product MIDFIQQFNPVMQALIATLFTWSVTAAGAALVFFTRAVNPKIMDSMLGFAAGVMIAASFWSLLAPGIEMAGQLGHIPWLTAVIGFMGGGTFMRLTDKFLPHLHPGLSVDKSEGIKTSWQRSVLLVLAITLHNIPEGLAVGVAFGAVAANLSSATIGGAIALAIGIGIQNFPEGAAVSIPLRRDGMTKWKSFLMGQASGIVEPIAGVIGALFVLKMQMILPYALCFAAGAMIFVVVEELIPESQRNYANIDLVTMATMIGFSVMMILDVSFG from the coding sequence ATGATAGATTTCATACAACAATTCAATCCGGTTATGCAGGCGCTCATTGCCACACTCTTTACCTGGAGCGTAACTGCTGCAGGAGCAGCACTGGTTTTTTTTACAAGAGCTGTAAACCCAAAGATTATGGATTCAATGCTTGGCTTTGCTGCTGGCGTAATGATTGCTGCAAGTTTCTGGTCTCTTCTCGCCCCGGGGATAGAGATGGCGGGACAGTTGGGACATATACCATGGCTGACCGCAGTCATTGGATTTATGGGCGGTGGGACTTTTATGAGACTGACTGACAAATTCCTGCCACATCTTCATCCAGGGCTAAGTGTTGATAAAAGTGAAGGGATAAAGACCTCGTGGCAACGAAGTGTCCTTCTGGTACTTGCCATAACCCTTCACAATATACCTGAGGGTTTAGCTGTCGGTGTTGCTTTTGGAGCTGTAGCAGCTAATCTTTCTTCTGCCACAATTGGAGGTGCAATTGCTTTGGCAATCGGCATTGGGATTCAAAATTTTCCTGAAGGGGCTGCTGTATCAATACCATTGAGAAGAGACGGGATGACTAAGTGGAAAAGTTTCTTGATGGGGCAGGCTTCCGGTATAGTTGAACCCATTGCTGGAGTTATCGGAGCACTTTTTGTCCTGAAAATGCAAATGATTCTACCATACGCTCTCTGTTTTGCTGCAGGAGCCATGATTTTTGTCGTGGTGGAAGAACTAATTCCGGAATCTCAGAGAAATTATGCAAATATCGACTTGGTAACAATGGCAACAATGATCGGTTTTTCGGTAATGATGATTCTCGATGTATCTTTTGGGTGA
- the cbiE gene encoding precorrin-6y C5,15-methyltransferase (decarboxylating) subunit CbiE: MINKLNKPKISIIGCGPGDKDFLTLAALKEVEKADILVGAPRLLELFPEFKGRLFSLGADIDQALEFIETSFKDQKIAVLVSGDPGCFSFSQKVVHKFGPENCHLVPGISSVQLALSRLKLEWTKAKIVSVHGREPEFEASELLSYPVVVILLGRDLTWFKALWPKLNKNFEVYLVQNLSLENERLDKLSQEADLNQSINGQAMLILEAKSEPGLG, encoded by the coding sequence ATGATCAACAAGCTCAATAAACCCAAAATCTCTATTATTGGCTGCGGACCGGGGGACAAAGATTTTCTAACTTTGGCCGCGCTAAAAGAAGTGGAGAAAGCAGATATTCTGGTTGGTGCTCCCAGGCTACTTGAGCTTTTTCCAGAGTTTAAAGGCCGGCTATTTTCTTTAGGTGCGGACATAGACCAAGCCCTTGAGTTCATAGAGACCAGTTTTAAAGACCAAAAGATAGCCGTGCTCGTCAGTGGCGACCCCGGCTGTTTTAGTTTTAGCCAGAAGGTTGTGCACAAATTTGGCCCGGAAAATTGCCATCTAGTCCCGGGAATTAGCTCGGTGCAACTTGCCCTCTCTCGGCTTAAGCTCGAGTGGACAAAAGCGAAGATCGTCAGTGTACACGGCCGCGAACCTGAATTTGAGGCCAGCGAACTTTTATCTTATCCAGTAGTTGTTATTTTATTGGGCAGAGATTTAACCTGGTTTAAAGCATTATGGCCAAAGCTTAATAAAAATTTTGAGGTATATTTGGTGCAAAATTTAAGTCTTGAAAACGAAAGGCTGGACAAGCTCAGCCAAGAGGCTGATTTGAATCAATCCATAAACGGCCAAGCCATGTTAATCCTGGAGGCTAAAAGTGAACCTGGCCTTGGTTAG
- the cobJ gene encoding precorrin-3B C(17)-methyltransferase, producing MQQSDHCPGPGKLAVVGIGPGHRLDRTFRCEQTILNSDVVVGYPRYLEHIKDLLQGKEVYSSAMTKEVERCHLAVDKALAGYRVALISSGDAGVYGMAGLALEILGQKNEFLPVEIVPGVTAGLALGAKLGAPLMLDFACISLSDLLVDWSVIEKRLHAVAQADMTTILYNPKSKKRVWQIQKAQEIFLSYRSPKNLVSIGTDLTLDEEKVIITDLEHMLEHDINMRSAIIIASSETRKIGPWLVTPRGYSLN from the coding sequence ATGCAACAGAGTGACCATTGCCCTGGCCCAGGAAAACTTGCTGTAGTCGGCATAGGTCCGGGGCATAGATTAGACCGCACTTTCCGCTGTGAACAGACGATATTAAATAGCGATGTTGTGGTCGGGTACCCTCGCTACCTGGAACACATCAAGGATCTGCTACAGGGAAAGGAAGTTTATTCCTCTGCCATGACCAAGGAAGTTGAGCGCTGCCATCTGGCTGTAGATAAAGCTCTCGCAGGCTACCGGGTGGCCTTGATCTCTTCTGGTGATGCCGGGGTCTATGGCATGGCTGGCCTGGCCCTGGAAATTCTGGGGCAGAAAAACGAATTTTTACCCGTGGAGATCGTGCCCGGTGTCACAGCCGGTCTGGCCTTGGGAGCCAAGCTTGGTGCCCCGCTCATGCTTGACTTTGCCTGCATAAGTCTAAGTGATCTTCTGGTGGACTGGAGTGTAATCGAAAAAAGACTCCATGCTGTGGCCCAAGCTGACATGACCACGATCCTGTACAATCCCAAAAGCAAAAAAAGGGTCTGGCAAATTCAAAAGGCCCAAGAGATCTTTTTATCTTATCGCTCCCCCAAAAACCTGGTCTCCATTGGTACTGACTTAACTCTTGACGAGGAAAAGGTGATTATCACCGACCTGGAGCACATGCTGGAGCACGATATAAACATGCGTTCGGCAATTATTATTGCCAGCAGCGAGACCCGGAAAATCGGCCCCTGGTTAGTCACGCCCAGGGGATATTCTCTTAATTAA
- the cbiD gene encoding cobalt-precorrin-5B (C(1))-methyltransferase CbiD, with protein sequence MPVKSKLKTGLSTGTCAAAAAKAAVLLLSGSVDKDEVQAVEITLPTGKKIKVPIKGWSKQDNLACAWVEKDAGDDPDVTHGLEVHVQARFNSEGNRIEFVRGKGLGVVTRPGLPVPVGEPAINPVPRQMIIQAIREVTALGVQIKISIPCGEEVAHKTFNPRLGIKGGISILGTTGVVRPYSVAAIKETIGLNINMVWEMGYRELVLVPGNIGNRAATSLGFNADIVVEVSNEWAYALDKLKNYDFRKVTILGHAGKLLKFINGHFQTHSQNSPSAVPIFLAAVKQVLGIKLTDVTTVEGGFSCLAAKERQVIGNHLAKQVFEKVQQRLSTVPLLQVVLINLKGEILGKNL encoded by the coding sequence ATGCCGGTAAAGAGCAAGTTAAAAACAGGCCTGAGCACTGGCACGTGTGCAGCTGCCGCGGCCAAGGCTGCAGTTTTACTACTTAGCGGCAGCGTGGACAAAGATGAAGTTCAGGCAGTTGAAATTACCCTGCCCACGGGCAAAAAAATCAAGGTCCCTATTAAAGGGTGGAGCAAGCAGGATAATTTGGCCTGCGCCTGGGTAGAAAAGGATGCCGGCGATGACCCGGACGTAACTCACGGTCTGGAGGTTCATGTACAGGCAAGATTTAACAGCGAAGGCAATAGAATTGAGTTCGTCCGCGGCAAAGGTTTAGGCGTAGTGACCAGACCAGGCCTGCCAGTACCAGTGGGTGAGCCAGCCATAAATCCCGTTCCAAGACAGATGATCATCCAGGCCATCAGGGAAGTAACTGCTTTAGGTGTGCAAATAAAAATCTCCATTCCCTGCGGCGAAGAAGTTGCTCACAAGACCTTTAATCCCCGTTTAGGCATTAAGGGTGGCATCTCGATTTTGGGCACCACTGGTGTGGTCAGACCCTATTCCGTAGCGGCCATTAAAGAAACCATAGGCTTAAATATAAATATGGTTTGGGAAATGGGCTACAGGGAACTGGTCCTGGTGCCGGGAAATATCGGGAACAGGGCTGCAACGAGCCTTGGGTTTAATGCGGATATAGTTGTTGAGGTAAGTAATGAATGGGCCTATGCTCTGGACAAGCTCAAAAACTATGACTTTAGAAAAGTAACTATCCTCGGCCATGCTGGAAAACTTTTAAAATTTATAAACGGCCACTTTCAGACTCATAGCCAAAATTCTCCTTCAGCAGTGCCCATATTTCTAGCCGCAGTAAAACAGGTACTGGGCATCAAACTTACAGATGTGACTACCGTGGAAGGAGGATTTTCCTGTCTGGCAGCCAAAGAGCGACAGGTTATTGGCAACCACCTGGCCAAGCAGGTATTCGAAAAGGTACAGCAAAGGCTAAGTACTGTTCCTCTCTTACAAGTTGTTTTAATCAACCTAAAAGGTGAAATTTTAGGCAAGAACCTTTGA
- the cobI gene encoding precorrin-2 C(20)-methyltransferase, with product MHRYVTYPEKGHFYALGVGPGAPDLLTIRAVNMIKGADVIICPCSARSKTSLALEAIKPWLDRQEIVEHVYPMDRDEQKTWTSWEKMASLVVKRCNQNQIVVQVTLGDPLVYSTSCYLLHLLSKRMHRSMIHVVPGITAFQAVSAKLGYPLTMQEDRLLLVPGTDMQEVEKCLTRCETLVLYKVGKKISELYALLKKHGLEHRAKMVCYVEQEDKEFVCEDLAQALKSMPGYLATVIVNIGRRKWNNHKRACDHTFST from the coding sequence ATGCATCGATATGTTACTTATCCTGAGAAAGGACATTTTTATGCCCTGGGTGTTGGCCCGGGTGCGCCAGACCTTTTGACTATCAGGGCTGTGAACATGATTAAAGGGGCAGATGTGATCATCTGCCCCTGTTCAGCCCGTTCTAAAACCAGCCTCGCTTTAGAGGCGATCAAGCCATGGCTTGATCGCCAGGAAATAGTCGAGCATGTCTATCCTATGGATAGGGATGAACAAAAGACATGGACGTCATGGGAGAAAATGGCCTCGTTGGTTGTTAAACGATGCAATCAAAACCAAATAGTGGTGCAGGTCACACTTGGTGATCCGCTGGTCTATAGCACCAGTTGCTATCTTCTGCACCTTTTATCCAAAAGAATGCATCGCTCGATGATCCATGTGGTGCCCGGCATCACTGCATTTCAGGCCGTGAGTGCAAAGCTTGGTTATCCTCTGACCATGCAGGAAGATAGACTTTTGCTCGTTCCTGGCACAGACATGCAGGAAGTGGAGAAATGCCTTACCAGATGTGAAACACTGGTGTTATATAAGGTGGGCAAGAAAATTTCCGAGCTTTACGCTCTTCTTAAAAAACATGGATTGGAACATAGGGCCAAAATGGTCTGTTATGTAGAACAGGAAGATAAAGAGTTTGTCTGTGAAGACCTGGCCCAGGCCTTGAAATCCATGCCCGGCTACCTGGCCACAGTGATTGTGAATATTGGAAGAAGAAAGTGGAATAACCATAAAAGAGCCTGTGACCACACCTTTTCAACTTAA
- a CDS encoding cobalt-precorrin 5A hydrolase, translated as MNLALVSLSLPGAYLAKKLAAEIDGEIFVHQKWTRETQSLRCSYFERIFDLSGDIFQNFKKIVYFAPCGVVVRAIAPFLKNKLDDPAVVVVDAGARYAISLLSGHEGGANALACQVANILGAEPIITTTTEAVKDVIAGIGCRKGVQAEEIITCLHMALNKVGKKLDAVRMLSSVDLKKNESGLILAAQKLNLPLRFIPAEEIKKTNFKFNTSEFVQQKIGLPGVAEPAALLAGTRTRLILEKTICNRVTIALAQENLL; from the coding sequence GTGAACCTGGCCTTGGTTAGTCTGTCTCTTCCCGGGGCCTACCTGGCAAAAAAACTGGCTGCGGAAATAGATGGAGAAATCTTTGTCCATCAAAAATGGACCCGGGAGACTCAGAGCCTTCGCTGTAGCTATTTTGAGCGCATTTTTGACCTTTCTGGCGATATTTTTCAAAATTTCAAAAAAATCGTCTATTTTGCCCCCTGTGGGGTAGTGGTGCGGGCCATTGCGCCTTTTCTGAAAAATAAACTGGACGACCCAGCCGTGGTAGTTGTGGATGCAGGTGCCAGATATGCCATAAGCCTGCTTAGCGGTCATGAAGGAGGCGCAAATGCCCTGGCCTGCCAGGTGGCCAACATATTAGGCGCTGAACCGATAATTACCACCACGACCGAGGCCGTTAAGGACGTCATAGCCGGTATCGGGTGCAGAAAAGGGGTACAGGCCGAGGAGATTATTACCTGCTTGCACATGGCCTTAAATAAAGTAGGCAAAAAACTGGATGCAGTGCGTATGCTATCGTCGGTTGACTTGAAAAAGAACGAGAGCGGCCTTATTTTGGCGGCCCAAAAATTAAATTTACCGCTCAGGTTTATTCCGGCCGAGGAAATAAAAAAAACCAACTTCAAATTTAACACGTCTGAGTTTGTCCAGCAAAAAATAGGACTACCTGGTGTTGCCGAGCCTGCTGCTCTTTTGGCCGGAACGCGAACCAGGTTGATACTGGAGAAGACCATATGCAACAGAGTGACCATTGCCCTGGCCCAGGAAAACTTGCTGTAG
- a CDS encoding sirohydrochlorin cobaltochelatase has product MRNFLGLRVLPVVVGLFFLLTLASDVLAHGHKQEKKIGILLVAFGTTYTQAQKAFTNIEKKVRQAFPGIPVYWAYTSKIIRHKLAKKGQKLLSPAQALAKMMDEGFTHVAVQSLHTIPGAEYDYLVQVAQSFSGLPKGIQKILVGHPLLATHEDFQKTVQALLKNIPAQRKQEEAVLYMGHGSYHSANACYPALQYYLWQKDKNIFVGTVEGAPSLEDTVKELKSRGIKKAYLLPFMSVAGDHARNDMAGDEPDSWKSVLTAQGIECIPVLKGTAEYDQIVDIWVEHLKTVVDQL; this is encoded by the coding sequence ATGCGTAATTTTTTGGGATTGCGGGTTTTACCCGTTGTGGTGGGACTTTTTTTCTTACTTACCTTGGCAAGTGATGTCCTTGCTCATGGCCATAAGCAAGAGAAAAAAATAGGTATTTTATTGGTGGCTTTCGGCACGACTTATACGCAGGCTCAAAAAGCCTTCACCAATATAGAAAAAAAAGTGCGTCAGGCCTTTCCGGGCATACCTGTGTACTGGGCCTATACGTCAAAGATTATCCGCCATAAATTGGCTAAGAAAGGGCAAAAACTCCTTTCTCCGGCCCAGGCCCTGGCCAAAATGATGGATGAAGGCTTTACCCATGTGGCTGTGCAATCATTGCACACTATTCCAGGCGCGGAATATGATTATCTGGTCCAGGTGGCACAAAGCTTTTCAGGTCTGCCCAAGGGCATACAAAAAATCCTGGTAGGTCATCCGTTATTGGCAACACACGAAGATTTTCAAAAAACAGTTCAGGCCTTGCTCAAAAACATCCCGGCACAAAGAAAACAGGAAGAGGCAGTTCTTTACATGGGGCATGGGTCGTACCATTCGGCCAATGCCTGTTATCCGGCCCTGCAATATTACTTGTGGCAAAAGGACAAAAATATTTTCGTGGGCACTGTAGAAGGTGCGCCATCCCTTGAGGATACTGTCAAGGAACTAAAAAGCCGCGGAATAAAAAAGGCGTATCTCCTTCCGTTTATGTCTGTGGCTGGTGACCATGCCCGCAACGATATGGCCGGAGATGAACCAGACTCCTGGAAATCAGTGCTCACTGCACAAGGAATAGAATGTATACCGGTACTTAAAGGCACGGCTGAATATGATCAGATTGTAGATATCTGGGTCGAACACTTAAAAACTGTAGTGGACCAACTTTAA
- the cobK gene encoding precorrin-6A reductase: MKILHLAGTAETREIARTLALAGYNVLVSTATDEPLDLGAKNITRRTGALSEEQLFRLLADKKFVAVVDSTHPYAQEISLQAFKICQRLNLPYFTYRRAVTRISYDKVVWANDHKEAAMLAASFDRPILLTIGSKNIAPYVEMARKKGLKIIARVLPRQESQEICLRAGLKQEDIITAKGPFSVEENLSLLRKYQIGCMVSKDSGQAGGVPAKIEAAKKAGAYVVMVRRPDKPEGIRFLNPDDLVEKLKNLIG, translated from the coding sequence ATGAAAATTCTCCATCTGGCAGGCACGGCAGAGACCAGAGAGATTGCCAGAACCCTGGCGTTAGCCGGCTATAATGTTTTGGTGAGCACGGCCACTGATGAGCCTCTGGATTTAGGAGCCAAAAACATCACCAGACGGACTGGTGCGCTGAGTGAAGAACAACTTTTTAGACTCCTTGCTGATAAAAAGTTTGTGGCTGTTGTTGACTCCACCCACCCCTATGCCCAAGAAATTTCCCTCCAGGCCTTTAAAATATGCCAAAGGCTTAATCTCCCCTATTTTACATACAGGCGGGCTGTGACCAGAATTTCATACGACAAAGTCGTATGGGCAAACGATCACAAAGAGGCAGCAATGCTTGCCGCTTCCTTTGACCGACCCATCCTACTCACCATTGGCTCCAAAAATATTGCCCCTTATGTTGAAATGGCCCGGAAAAAAGGATTGAAAATCATTGCCAGGGTCCTGCCCAGGCAGGAGTCACAAGAAATATGTCTTCGAGCCGGGTTAAAACAGGAGGATATAATTACCGCCAAGGGTCCATTTTCGGTAGAGGAGAACCTGTCTCTTTTACGCAAATATCAAATCGGCTGTATGGTAAGCAAGGATAGCGGACAGGCTGGCGGAGTACCAGCCAAGATTGAAGCCGCCAAAAAGGCTGGTGCTTATGTAGTGATGGTCAGACGGCCAGATAAACCTGAAGGGATAAGGTTTTTAAATCCCGACGATTTAGTGGAAAAGTTAAAAAACTTGATAGGTTAA